A genomic stretch from Hymenobacter psoromatis includes:
- a CDS encoding tRNA threonylcarbamoyladenosine biosynthesis protein TsaB, translated as MPTFLLSLETSSPICAVALHHLADGRLLGQAELRLEKSHSTHLTVLIEQLVTNAGHALADLGAVALSDGPGSYTGLRIGAAAAKGLCFALDVPLLAVGTLPALAHQVAAQVPRPDTYLYCPMLDARRQEVYTALYQADGSALLPPTNLVLDETSLAEHLAHYSVLFFGSGAAKFQPLVAANPNAIFLTGVQPSAVSIGELAYAAYLRQEFQDVAYYEPFYLKEVYTTTPKSVNS; from the coding sequence ATGCCTACCTTCCTGCTTTCGCTCGAAACCTCGTCGCCCATCTGCGCCGTAGCCCTGCACCACCTCGCCGACGGCCGCCTGCTGGGCCAGGCCGAGCTGCGCCTCGAAAAGTCGCACTCCACCCACCTCACCGTGCTCATTGAGCAGCTGGTGACCAATGCTGGTCACGCGCTGGCCGACCTCGGTGCCGTGGCGCTCAGCGATGGCCCCGGCTCTTACACCGGCCTGCGCATTGGGGCGGCCGCCGCCAAGGGCCTGTGCTTTGCCCTCGATGTGCCGCTGCTGGCCGTGGGCACGCTGCCCGCGCTGGCCCACCAGGTGGCCGCCCAGGTGCCGCGCCCCGACACTTATTTATATTGTCCCATGCTCGACGCCCGGCGGCAGGAGGTGTACACCGCTCTGTACCAGGCTGATGGCTCGGCGCTGCTACCCCCCACCAACCTCGTGCTCGACGAAACCAGCCTAGCCGAACATTTGGCCCACTATTCCGTGTTGTTCTTTGGTTCGGGCGCGGCTAAATTTCAGCCGCTGGTTGCTGCCAACCCAAACGCCATTTTTCTGACTGGCGTGCAGCCCTCGGCCGTGAGCATTGGCGAACTGGCCTACGCCGCGTATCTGCGCCAGGAGTTTCAGGATGTGGCTTATTATGAGCCATTTTACCTGAAAGAAGTATACACTACTACCCCTAAATCAGTTAACAGTTAA
- a CDS encoding amino acid permease, with protein MPDPSSSYKINFRTGAAIVIANMVGTGVFTSLGFQVLGIQSGFALLMLWGVGGLIALCGAVSYGELAAAMPRSGGEYHYLSQIYHPALGFLSGWVSATVGFAAPTALAALALARYAQSVWPVLAVPLATGSAYSWGTVLAVAVVLSLALVHGRSTRAGSRLQVVITAFKVLVLIGFIGVGMVLGKPQPIAFAPDAAGWRTLLSPAFAVSLVYVSYAYSGWNAAVYLTGEIERPQRNLSRILLTGTAVVLLLYVGLNYVFLRATPLGVLKGQLEVGYLAASWLFGPALGRLMGAVIAALLVSTISAMIFAGPRIVQTMGEDLPALRWLAGRSPAGIPVRALLLQVVITLVFILKPDFNAVLVYAGFVLNLFTFLTVLGLFVLRWRQPELPRPYRAWGYPFTPLLFLALSAWTLVFIIRDKPAESAYGLATVASGLLVYFVAQKVGAKSQVPA; from the coding sequence ATGCCCGACCCGTCCAGTTCTTATAAAATTAATTTTCGCACCGGAGCCGCCATTGTCATCGCCAATATGGTAGGCACGGGGGTTTTCACCAGCCTCGGTTTCCAGGTGCTGGGCATCCAGAGCGGCTTTGCGCTGCTGATGCTGTGGGGGGTAGGCGGCCTCATCGCGCTGTGCGGGGCCGTGAGCTACGGCGAGCTGGCCGCCGCCATGCCCCGCTCGGGCGGCGAATACCACTACCTGAGCCAGATATATCATCCGGCGCTGGGCTTTCTATCGGGCTGGGTATCCGCCACTGTGGGTTTTGCCGCGCCTACCGCGCTGGCCGCGCTGGCCCTGGCCCGCTATGCCCAAAGCGTGTGGCCGGTCCTGGCCGTGCCCCTGGCCACTGGCAGCGCCTACAGCTGGGGCACCGTGCTGGCCGTGGCCGTAGTGCTGAGTTTAGCACTGGTGCACGGCCGCAGCACCCGCGCTGGCAGCCGCTTGCAGGTAGTCATCACGGCCTTCAAAGTGCTGGTACTGATTGGGTTTATTGGGGTAGGGATGGTGCTGGGCAAGCCCCAGCCCATCGCCTTCGCCCCCGACGCGGCAGGCTGGCGCACGCTGCTGAGCCCAGCCTTCGCGGTGTCGCTGGTCTATGTCAGCTACGCCTACTCGGGTTGGAACGCCGCCGTGTACCTCACCGGCGAAATCGAGCGGCCGCAACGCAACCTCTCCCGCATCCTGCTCACCGGCACGGCCGTCGTACTCTTATTATATGTAGGGCTGAATTATGTGTTCCTGCGCGCTACCCCCCTGGGCGTGCTCAAAGGCCAGCTCGAAGTGGGCTACCTGGCGGCCAGCTGGCTATTCGGCCCCGCGCTGGGCCGCCTCATGGGCGCCGTAATCGCGGCCCTACTGGTATCAACCATCAGCGCCATGATTTTTGCCGGCCCGCGCATCGTGCAGACGATGGGCGAAGACCTGCCCGCCCTGCGCTGGCTGGCGGGCCGCAGTCCGGCCGGCATTCCGGTGCGGGCACTGCTGCTGCAAGTGGTTATTACGCTGGTATTTATTCTCAAACCCGATTTCAACGCCGTGCTCGTCTATGCGGGTTTCGTGCTGAATCTGTTCACGTTCCTCACCGTGCTGGGCCTGTTTGTGCTACGCTGGCGCCAGCCCGAGCTGCCGAGGCCCTACCGCGCCTGGGGCTACCCCTTCACGCCGCTGCTGTTCCTGGCCCTCAGCGCCTGGACGCTGGTTTTTATCATTCGCGACAAGCCCGCTGAGTCGGCCTATGGCCTGGCTACGGTAGCCAGTGGCCTGCTGGTCTATTTCGTAGCCCAAAAAGTTGGGGCCAAATCTCAAGTGCCTGCTTGA
- a CDS encoding HupE / UreJ protein, translating into MSVFTTYVQLGFLHICSWQATDHLTFLLALCAPYVLADWRRVVALVTSFTVGHSITLALATLGGVGVNVVVVETLIPITIMATALVNMYQAGPALARRSRREMPIWWTVPNALAAAFGLIHGLGFSSYLRALLGQQSRPVAELLSFNLGVELGQLLVVSVILLVGFVLLRMMGVVRRDWILTTSGAALGVASLLLLQLHS; encoded by the coding sequence ATGTCCGTTTTCACCACTTACGTACAGTTGGGGTTTCTACACATTTGTAGCTGGCAGGCCACCGACCATTTAACTTTCTTATTGGCGCTGTGCGCGCCCTACGTGCTGGCCGATTGGCGGCGCGTGGTGGCGCTGGTCACGAGCTTCACCGTGGGCCATTCGATTACGCTGGCGTTGGCTACGTTGGGGGGGGTAGGGGTGAATGTAGTGGTGGTGGAAACGCTGATTCCGATTACGATAATGGCGACGGCGCTGGTAAATATGTACCAGGCCGGCCCGGCGCTGGCACGCCGGTCGCGCCGCGAAATGCCTATCTGGTGGACGGTGCCGAACGCGCTGGCAGCAGCTTTCGGGCTGATTCACGGGCTTGGTTTTTCGAGCTATCTGCGCGCGTTGCTGGGTCAACAAAGCCGCCCGGTGGCCGAGCTGCTGTCGTTTAACCTGGGCGTGGAGCTGGGGCAGCTATTGGTAGTCAGCGTTATTCTGTTGGTGGGGTTTGTGTTGCTGCGAATGATGGGCGTAGTGCGCCGCGACTGGATACTGACGACCAGCGGCGCGGCGCTGGGGGTGGCTTCGCTGCTACTGCTCCAGCTGCACAGCTAA